A window from Pseudomonas frederiksbergensis encodes these proteins:
- a CDS encoding class 1 fructose-bisphosphatase produces the protein MSRVTLSRYLIEQTRSNNTPADLRFLIEVVARACKEINHAVSKGALGGVLGSMGTENVQGEVQKKLDVISNEILLEANEWGGHLAGMASEEMDNAYQIPGKYPKGAYLLVFDPLDGSSNIDINAPVGTIFSVLRCPNEYLSQNEPLNEKAFLQPGTEQVAAGYAIYGPQTMLILTLGDGVKGFTLDREMGSFVLTHEDIKIPESTQEFAINASNQRHWEAPVQRYVSELLAGEEGPLKKNYNMRWVAAMVADVHRILTRGGLFMYPRDSREPSKPGKLRLMYEANPMSFLVEQAGGASTDGHQRILDIKPDGLHQRVAVFLGSKEEVERVTAYHKE, from the coding sequence ATGTCCCGCGTTACCCTGAGTCGCTATTTGATTGAGCAGACCCGTAGCAATAACACCCCTGCCGATCTGCGTTTCCTGATCGAAGTGGTGGCGCGTGCTTGCAAAGAGATCAACCACGCCGTGTCCAAAGGCGCCCTCGGCGGTGTTCTGGGCAGCATGGGCACTGAAAACGTCCAAGGTGAAGTGCAGAAGAAACTCGACGTGATCTCCAACGAGATCCTGCTCGAAGCCAACGAATGGGGCGGTCACCTGGCCGGCATGGCGTCCGAAGAAATGGACAACGCCTACCAGATTCCGGGCAAATACCCGAAAGGCGCGTACTTGCTGGTTTTCGACCCACTGGACGGCTCGTCGAACATCGATATCAACGCACCGGTCGGTACGATCTTCTCGGTGCTGCGTTGCCCGAACGAATACCTGAGCCAAAACGAGCCCTTGAATGAAAAGGCTTTCCTGCAGCCAGGCACTGAGCAAGTGGCTGCCGGTTACGCGATCTACGGTCCACAGACCATGTTGATCCTGACCTTGGGCGACGGCGTAAAAGGCTTCACCCTGGACCGCGAAATGGGCAGCTTCGTGCTGACTCATGAAGACATCAAGATCCCGGAGTCCACTCAGGAATTCGCGATCAACGCCTCCAACCAGCGTCACTGGGAAGCGCCGGTACAACGCTACGTCAGCGAATTGCTGGCGGGCGAAGAAGGCCCGTTGAAAAAGAACTACAACATGCGTTGGGTCGCCGCGATGGTCGCGGACGTGCACCGCATCCTGACCCGTGGTGGCTTGTTCATGTACCCACGCGACAGCCGCGAGCCATCCAAGCCGGGCAAACTGCGTCTGATGTACGAAGCCAACCCGATGTCGTTCCTGGTTGAACAGGCTGGCGGCGCTTCCACCGATGGCCATCAGCGCATCCTCGACATCAAGCCTGACGGCTTGCACCAGCGTGTCGCCGTGTTCCTCGGCTCGAAAGAAGAAGTCGAGCGCGTCACGGCTTACCACAAGGAATAA
- the hutC gene encoding histidine utilization repressor, whose translation MITQQIDSGNWPPHYRVPSESELVSQLGFSRMTINRALREMTADGLLVRMQGVGTFVAEPKSQSALFEVHNIADEIASRGHRHTCKVITLEEEAAGSERALALDMREGQKVFHSLIVHFENDIPVQIEDRFVNALVAPEYLKQDFTLQTPYAYLNQVAPLTEGEHVVEAILAEPSECKLLQIEKGEPCLLIRRRTWSGRQPVTAARLIHPGSRHRLEGRFHK comes from the coding sequence ATGATCACCCAGCAGATCGACAGTGGAAACTGGCCGCCGCACTACCGCGTTCCGTCGGAAAGCGAGCTGGTCAGCCAGCTGGGTTTCAGCCGTATGACCATCAACCGCGCCCTGCGCGAGATGACCGCCGATGGTCTGCTGGTGCGCATGCAGGGTGTCGGCACGTTCGTCGCCGAACCGAAAAGCCAGTCCGCGTTGTTTGAAGTCCACAACATCGCCGACGAAATCGCCTCCCGTGGCCATCGCCACACCTGCAAGGTCATCACCCTCGAGGAAGAGGCCGCCGGTTCCGAGCGCGCACTGGCCCTGGACATGCGTGAAGGGCAGAAAGTCTTTCACTCGCTGATCGTGCATTTCGAAAACGATATCCCGGTGCAAATCGAAGACCGTTTCGTCAACGCACTGGTGGCGCCGGAGTACCTCAAGCAAGACTTCACCCTGCAAACGCCTTACGCCTATCTGAACCAGGTCGCGCCGCTGACCGAAGGCGAGCATGTGGTCGAAGCGATTCTCGCCGAGCCGTCCGAATGCAAGTTGCTGCAGATTGAAAAGGGCGAGCCGTGCCTGCTGATTCGTCGCCGCACCTGGTCCGGCCGTCAGCCAGTGACCGCCGCCCGATTGATCCACCCTGGTTCCCGTCATCGTCTGGAAGGTCGGTTTCATAAATGA
- a CDS encoding formimidoylglutamate deiminase, giving the protein MSAFFAERALLPSGWANNVRLEVSADGVLTHIQADSNADGAERLSGPLLPGMPNLHSHAFQRAMAGLAEVAGNPNDSFWTWRDLMYRLVGKISPDQLGVIARQLYIEMLKAGYTSVAEFHYVHHDTNGQPYADPAELALRISHAASSAGIGLTLLPVLYSHSGFGGQAPNEGQRRFINSTENYLKLQSRLQPILAQQPAQSLGLCFHSLRAVTPQQISEVLAASDKQCPVHIHIAEQQKEVDDCLSWSGRRPLQWLYENTEVDQRWCLVHATHANPEEVTLMAKSRAIAGLCLTTEANLGDGIFPAVDFLAQGGRMGIGSDSHVSLSVVEELRWLEYGQRLRDQRRNRLYGADQPMVGRTLYDAALDGGAQALGQPIGALEVGKRADWLVLDGNDPYLATASGDGILNRWLFAGGDRQVRDVLVNGQWVVRDGRHAGEEESNRAFTQVLRDLLG; this is encoded by the coding sequence ATGTCCGCCTTCTTTGCCGAACGCGCGCTGCTGCCTAGTGGATGGGCCAACAATGTACGTCTTGAGGTCAGCGCCGATGGCGTGTTGACCCATATCCAGGCCGATTCCAACGCAGATGGCGCCGAACGGCTTAGCGGTCCGCTGCTGCCGGGTATGCCGAATCTACACTCCCACGCCTTCCAGCGCGCCATGGCCGGGCTGGCGGAAGTGGCGGGTAATCCGAATGACAGTTTCTGGACCTGGCGCGACTTGATGTATCGCCTCGTCGGAAAAATCAGCCCGGATCAACTCGGCGTCATCGCCCGCCAGCTGTACATCGAAATGCTCAAGGCCGGTTACACCTCGGTCGCGGAATTTCATTACGTACACCACGACACCAACGGCCAGCCTTACGCGGACCCGGCCGAACTGGCGCTGCGCATCAGCCACGCCGCCAGCTCCGCCGGGATTGGCCTGACGCTGCTGCCGGTGCTCTACAGCCATTCCGGTTTCGGCGGGCAGGCCCCGAACGAAGGCCAGCGCCGCTTTATCAACAGCACCGAAAACTACCTCAAGCTTCAGTCGCGCTTGCAGCCGATCCTGGCGCAGCAACCGGCGCAGTCGCTGGGATTGTGTTTCCACTCGTTGCGCGCGGTAACACCGCAGCAGATCAGCGAAGTATTGGCGGCCAGCGACAAGCAGTGCCCGGTACACATTCACATTGCCGAACAGCAGAAGGAAGTCGATGACTGCCTGAGCTGGAGCGGCCGCCGTCCGCTGCAATGGCTGTACGAAAACACTGAAGTCGATCAGCGCTGGTGCCTGGTTCACGCCACCCACGCCAACCCGGAAGAAGTCACGCTGATGGCCAAGAGTCGCGCCATCGCCGGCTTGTGCCTGACGACCGAAGCCAACCTCGGCGACGGGATTTTCCCGGCGGTGGATTTCCTCGCTCAGGGCGGGCGCATGGGCATCGGTTCCGACAGCCATGTGTCATTGAGCGTGGTGGAAGAATTGCGTTGGCTGGAATACGGCCAGCGTCTGCGCGACCAACGACGTAACCGTTTGTATGGCGCGGATCAGCCGATGGTTGGCCGCACGCTGTACGACGCGGCACTGGATGGCGGCGCTCAGGCGCTGGGTCAGCCGATTGGTGCGCTCGAAGTTGGCAAACGTGCGGATTGGCTGGTGCTGGACGGCAACGATCCGTACCTGGCGACGGCCAGCGGCGACGGGATTCTCAATCGTTGGTTGTTCGCCGGTGGCGATCGCCAGGTGCGGGATGTGCTGGTCAATGGCCAGTGGGTTGTGCGCGATGGGCGGCATGCTGGCGAAGAAGAAAGTAACCGCGCCTTCACCCAAGTCCTGCGCGATTTGTTGGGTTAA
- the hutU gene encoding urocanate hydratase codes for MTDNTQKPTKYRDVEIRAARGNKLTAKSWLTEAPLRMLMNNLDPEVAENPKELVVYGGIGRAARNWECYDKIVESLTNLNDDETLLVQSGKPVGVFKTHSNAPRVLIANSNLVPHWASWEHFNELDAKGLAMYGQMTAGSWIYIGSQGIVQGTYETFVEAGRQHYNDDLKGRWVLTAGLGGMGGAQPLAATLAGACSLNIECQQVSIDFRLNSRYVDEQATDLDDALARIDKYTKEGKAISIALLGNAAEILPELVKRGVRPDMVTDQTSAHDPLNGYLPAGWTWEEYRARAKTEPAAVVKAAKQSMAVHVKAMLEFQKMGIPTFDYGNNIRQMAQEEGVENAFDFPGFVPAYIRPLFCRGIGPFRWAALSGNAEDIYKTDAKVKELIPDDAHLHNWLDMARERISFQGLPARICWVGLGLRAKLGLAFNEMVRSGELSAPIVIGRDHLDSGSVASPNRETESMQDGSDAVSDWPLLNALLNTASGATWVSLHHGGGVGMGFSQHSGMVIVCDGTDEAAERIARVLHNDPATGVMRHADAGYQIAIDCAKEQGLNLPMITGK; via the coding sequence GTGACTGACAATACCCAGAAACCTACGAAGTATCGTGACGTTGAAATCCGTGCCGCACGCGGTAACAAGCTGACCGCCAAAAGCTGGCTGACTGAAGCGCCGCTGCGCATGCTGATGAACAACCTCGACCCGGAAGTCGCCGAGAACCCTAAAGAACTGGTGGTTTACGGCGGCATCGGTCGTGCGGCGCGTAACTGGGAATGCTACGACAAGATCGTCGAAAGCCTGACCAACCTGAATGACGACGAGACCCTGCTGGTGCAATCCGGCAAGCCGGTCGGCGTGTTCAAGACCCACAGCAACGCCCCGCGCGTACTGATCGCTAACTCCAACCTGGTGCCACACTGGGCGAGCTGGGAACACTTCAACGAACTCGACGCCAAAGGCCTGGCCATGTACGGCCAGATGACTGCCGGCAGCTGGATCTACATCGGCAGCCAGGGCATCGTCCAGGGCACTTACGAAACCTTCGTCGAAGCCGGTCGCCAACACTACAACGATGACCTCAAAGGTCGTTGGGTCCTGACCGCAGGCCTCGGCGGCATGGGCGGCGCTCAGCCACTGGCTGCAACCCTGGCCGGGGCTTGCTCGCTGAACATCGAATGCCAACAGGTCAGCATCGATTTCCGCCTGAACAGCCGTTACGTCGATGAGCAAGCCACCGACCTCGACGACGCGCTGGCCCGCATCGACAAATACACCAAGGAAGGCAAAGCGATTTCCATCGCCCTGCTGGGCAACGCGGCGGAAATCCTGCCGGAACTGGTCAAGCGTGGCGTGCGCCCGGACATGGTCACCGACCAGACCAGCGCCCACGACCCGCTCAACGGTTACCTGCCCGCCGGCTGGACCTGGGAAGAGTATCGCGCTCGCGCCAAGACCGAGCCGGCTGCTGTCGTCAAAGCCGCCAAGCAGTCCATGGCCGTGCACGTTAAAGCGATGCTCGAATTCCAGAAAATGGGTATTCCGACCTTCGACTACGGCAACAACATCCGTCAGATGGCCCAGGAAGAAGGCGTCGAGAACGCATTCGACTTCCCGGGTTTCGTACCGGCTTACATCCGTCCACTGTTCTGCCGCGGCATCGGTCCGTTCCGCTGGGCTGCGCTGTCGGGCAATGCCGAAGACATCTACAAAACCGACGCCAAGGTCAAAGAACTGATCCCGGACGACGCCCACCTGCACAACTGGCTGGACATGGCGCGCGAGCGCATCAGCTTCCAGGGTCTGCCGGCACGCATCTGCTGGGTTGGCCTGGGCCTGCGCGCCAAGCTCGGTCTGGCGTTCAACGAAATGGTTCGCAGCGGTGAATTGTCGGCGCCAATCGTGATCGGTCGCGACCACCTGGACTCCGGCTCTGTTGCCAGCCCGAACCGCGAAACCGAATCGATGCAGGACGGTTCCGACGCCGTGTCCGACTGGCCACTGCTCAACGCTCTGCTCAACACCGCGAGCGGCGCGACCTGGGTTTCCCTGCACCACGGCGGCGGCGTCGGCATGGGCTTCTCCCAGCACTCGGGCATGGTGATTGTCTGCGACGGTACTGACGAAGCGGCCGAGCGTATCGCTCGCGTGCTGCACAACGACCCGGCGACCGGTGTCATGCGTCACGCCGATGCGGGTTACCAGATCGCTATCGACTGCGCCAAGGAGCAGGGCCTGAACCTGCCGATGATCACCGGCAAATAA
- a CDS encoding HutD family protein, with product MNQVKVLRAKDYPRMPWKNGGGSTEEITRDGGAGLEGFGWRLSIADIGESGGFSTFAGYERVITVLQGDGMTLRIDGQDTRPLLPLDPFAFSGESQVSCTLLGGPIRDFNLIYAPQRYSARLQWLDGEQRFFSSAGTVLVFSVTDELEVKVGNSDAQLGRHDCLQLVGNVGLLDISIKGQCCVIELTAR from the coding sequence ATGAATCAAGTAAAGGTTCTACGCGCAAAAGATTACCCGCGCATGCCGTGGAAAAACGGCGGCGGCAGCACTGAAGAAATCACCCGTGATGGAGGTGCCGGCCTTGAGGGTTTCGGCTGGCGCCTGTCGATTGCCGACATCGGCGAGTCGGGCGGCTTCTCGACATTCGCCGGCTATGAGCGAGTGATCACCGTATTGCAAGGCGACGGCATGACCTTGCGGATTGATGGTCAGGACACTCGGCCATTGTTACCGCTGGACCCGTTTGCTTTCAGCGGCGAGAGCCAGGTTTCCTGCACATTGCTTGGTGGGCCGATCCGCGACTTCAACCTGATTTATGCACCGCAGCGTTATAGCGCACGGTTGCAGTGGCTGGACGGCGAGCAGCGGTTTTTCAGTTCGGCCGGCACCGTGCTTGTGTTCAGTGTCACCGATGAGCTTGAAGTGAAGGTCGGTAACAGCGACGCACAACTGGGTCGCCATGATTGCCTGCAACTCGTCGGTAATGTCGGACTGCTGGATATCTCCATCAAGGGCCAGTGCTGTGTGATCGAGCTGACTGCACGCTGA
- a CDS encoding methyl-accepting chemotaxis protein, with protein sequence MTRNMKFSHKILLAAALVVAVAFACFILFNDYRQRQTLRSSTESSMQELGSLTTSNIQTWLESRIQLLQSLSQQVAVDGSAAASLKRAIDLPAYTTNFQLSYFGGTDGVMFSVPAGNRAADYDPRARGWYKAANTAQQTIVTEPYIAASSGKLVITVATPVKHQNQMIGVAGADIDLSSVSAIINSLNFGGHGHAFIVSADGKILIHPDSKLVLKSLADAYPNGAPKVSPGMKEVEIDGKTQFISFTHVNGVPSADWYVALVLDQDTAFSMLSEFRTSAIIAMVIAVVIIIALLGMLISFLMQPLLTMGRAMHDIAEGEGDLTKRLTIHGQDEFGALGTSFNRFVERIHTSIREVSSATGQVNEVALRVVAASNSSMFNSDQQASRTSSVAAAINELGAAAQEIAQNAALASQHSSDARALAEDGQQVVDKTIAAMQQLSAKISDSCGNIETLNSNTVNIGQILEVITSISQQTNLLALNAAIEAARAGEAGRGFAVVADEVRNLAHRTQDSAQQVQKMIEELQVGAREAVITMTDSQRQSESSVGIANQAGERLGSVTQRIGEIDGMNQSVATATEEQTAVVESINVDITEINTLNQEGVENLQSTLRACSDLEQQAARLKQLVGSFRI encoded by the coding sequence ATGACCAGAAACATGAAGTTCAGCCACAAGATCTTGTTGGCTGCCGCCCTCGTGGTGGCCGTTGCATTCGCTTGTTTCATCCTTTTCAACGACTACCGCCAGCGGCAAACCCTGCGCAGCAGTACCGAATCCTCGATGCAGGAACTCGGCAGCCTGACCACCAGCAACATCCAGACCTGGCTGGAAAGCCGCATTCAATTGCTGCAATCACTGTCCCAGCAGGTCGCCGTGGACGGTAGCGCTGCGGCCAGCCTCAAGCGCGCCATCGACTTGCCGGCCTACACCACTAACTTTCAACTGAGCTATTTCGGTGGCACTGACGGTGTGATGTTCTCGGTCCCGGCCGGCAATCGTGCCGCTGATTACGATCCCCGTGCCCGTGGCTGGTACAAGGCGGCGAACACTGCGCAACAGACCATCGTCACCGAACCTTATATCGCTGCTTCGTCGGGCAAACTGGTGATCACCGTCGCCACACCGGTGAAACATCAGAATCAAATGATCGGCGTCGCCGGCGCAGACATCGACCTGTCCAGCGTCAGCGCGATCATCAACTCGCTGAACTTCGGCGGCCACGGCCATGCGTTCATCGTCAGCGCCGACGGCAAGATCCTGATTCATCCAGACAGCAAACTGGTGCTCAAGAGCCTGGCCGACGCCTACCCGAACGGTGCGCCGAAAGTCAGCCCGGGCATGAAAGAAGTCGAGATCGACGGCAAGACCCAATTCATCTCCTTTACCCACGTCAACGGTGTGCCCTCGGCAGACTGGTACGTGGCGCTGGTGCTGGATCAGGACACCGCGTTCTCGATGCTCAGCGAGTTCCGCACCTCGGCGATCATCGCCATGGTCATTGCCGTGGTGATCATCATCGCGTTGCTGGGCATGCTGATCAGCTTCCTGATGCAGCCACTGCTGACCATGGGCCGCGCCATGCATGACATCGCCGAAGGCGAAGGTGACCTGACCAAACGCCTGACCATCCACGGCCAGGACGAGTTCGGTGCGCTGGGCACCTCGTTCAACCGTTTTGTGGAGCGGATTCATACGTCGATTCGCGAAGTGTCCTCGGCCACCGGCCAGGTCAACGAAGTCGCCTTGCGTGTGGTGGCGGCGTCGAATTCGTCGATGTTCAACTCCGACCAGCAAGCCTCGCGCACCAGCAGCGTAGCCGCCGCCATCAACGAACTGGGTGCTGCCGCCCAGGAAATCGCCCAGAACGCCGCCCTCGCCTCTCAGCATTCGAGCGATGCTCGCGCATTGGCCGAGGACGGTCAGCAAGTCGTGGATAAAACCATCGCGGCGATGCAGCAGCTCTCGGCGAAGATCAGCGATTCGTGCGGCAACATCGAAACGCTCAACAGCAATACCGTGAACATCGGGCAGATTCTGGAAGTGATCACCAGCATCTCCCAGCAAACCAACCTGCTGGCACTCAACGCCGCCATCGAAGCGGCCCGGGCCGGTGAAGCCGGTCGCGGTTTTGCCGTGGTCGCGGACGAGGTGCGCAACCTCGCGCACCGAACCCAGGATTCGGCGCAGCAAGTGCAGAAGATGATCGAGGAACTGCAAGTCGGCGCCCGGGAGGCCGTGATCACCATGACCGACAGCCAGCGCCAGAGCGAAAGCAGCGTCGGCATCGCCAATCAAGCGGGCGAACGTCTGGGTAGCGTGACCCAGCGCATCGGTGAGATCGACGGGATGAACCAGTCGGTGGCCACTGCGACAGAAGAGCAGACGGCGGTGGTGGAGTCGATCAACGTCGACATTACCGAGATCAACACGCTGAACCAGGAAGGCGTGGAGAATTTGCAGTCGACGTTGCGTGCGTGTTCAGACCTTGAACAGCAGGCGGCGCGGTTGAAGCAGTTGGTGGGTAGTTTCAGGATTTAA
- a CDS encoding lipocalin family protein, whose amino-acid sequence MKRLLIVLLAGLFLAGCATSGVDPLAPKTANSVNLKKYQGTWYELARLPMYFQRNCAQSEAHYTLKPDGKVLVLNRCLTADWQWEEAKGVAWPQEPGKTDKLWVEFDTWFSRLIPGVAKGEYWVLYVSDDYKTAIVGDPSRKYLWLLSRTPTVNGVVREELLSKARQQGYDTTRLIWRATDTQMAKTSN is encoded by the coding sequence ATGAAGCGGTTACTGATAGTCCTTTTAGCCGGCTTGTTTTTGGCCGGCTGCGCCACCTCTGGCGTAGATCCATTGGCACCGAAAACTGCCAATAGCGTCAATCTCAAGAAGTACCAAGGGACCTGGTACGAGTTGGCTCGTCTGCCGATGTATTTCCAGCGCAACTGCGCGCAATCCGAAGCCCATTACACGCTCAAGCCCGACGGCAAGGTATTGGTGCTCAATCGCTGCCTGACAGCGGACTGGCAATGGGAAGAGGCCAAAGGCGTGGCCTGGCCACAGGAACCGGGCAAGACCGACAAGCTGTGGGTCGAGTTCGATACCTGGTTTTCGCGGCTGATTCCGGGTGTGGCGAAGGGCGAGTACTGGGTGTTGTACGTCAGCGATGACTACAAGACCGCCATTGTTGGCGACCCGAGCCGCAAGTATCTGTGGCTGCTGTCACGGACCCCGACGGTCAATGGCGTGGTGCGTGAGGAACTGCTGAGCAAGGCGCGTCAGCAAGGTTACGACACCACACGGCTGATCTGGCGCGCGACAGATACGCAGATGGCCAAGACGTCGAACTGA
- a CDS encoding DUF924 family protein — MTAPWQPLLEWWFGSFESPNEIAAEKGKLWFGKRDSQDLEARTRFGDQVEQALAGGLTEWAQCPEGWLALVLLLDQLPRMIYRDTPKSFSGDLRAQALVAQGIAADFDRQLRPIQRVFIYLVFEHCENLAVQNEAVSRFIDLVEQQPEADRAVFADNLDYAERHQKIIARFGRFPHRNAVLGRESTAEELAFLSGPGSRF, encoded by the coding sequence ATGACCGCGCCCTGGCAGCCGTTGCTCGAATGGTGGTTTGGATCTTTCGAATCACCCAACGAAATAGCGGCTGAGAAGGGCAAGTTATGGTTTGGCAAGCGTGACAGCCAGGACCTCGAAGCGCGCACGCGTTTCGGGGACCAAGTCGAGCAGGCACTGGCCGGCGGATTGACCGAATGGGCGCAATGCCCCGAAGGTTGGCTGGCCCTGGTGCTGTTGCTCGATCAACTGCCGCGCATGATCTATCGCGACACTCCCAAATCCTTTTCAGGCGATCTCAGGGCTCAGGCACTGGTGGCGCAAGGCATTGCTGCGGATTTCGATCGGCAGTTGCGGCCGATCCAGCGAGTGTTCATCTACCTGGTGTTCGAGCATTGCGAGAATCTGGCGGTGCAGAACGAAGCGGTTTCGCGGTTTATCGATCTGGTTGAACAGCAACCCGAGGCGGATCGGGCGGTGTTTGCGGACAACCTGGATTATGCCGAGCGGCATCAGAAGATCATTGCGCGTTTTGGACGGTTTCCGCATCGCAATGCGGTGTTGGGCCGGGAATCTACGGCTGAGGAGTTGGCGTTTCTTTCGGGGCCTGGTTCTCGCTTTTAG
- a CDS encoding DUF3999 domain-containing protein: MSQKLNRVWLGAVALGVALSASAQEKLADFATQVPLSVSGEGPWYRLELPLSVQLNARQTDLSDVRVFNAAGEAQAYSLARAPAQTSDNRTLTDVKWFPLYNSADSTERAPSVRVQSSANGTLVEVQPSSQLEAGEEVLRGWLLDASSIKAPLQQLILDWTSERDGFQRFTIEASDDLQHWQSWGEGQVARLTFADEQVEQHEVALPGQSARYLRLLWNTPQSAPTLTSAQLQSAKTRSLPLPLVWSQPLAGSSVKAGEYTWQLPMGLNVERLQVELSQPNSLAPVTLSGRRESSLPWQPLSSGLLYRLTQNGQDVVQNELQLPGQTVQQLKLTVDERGGGLGAEAPTVRFAVRSIHLVFLARGAGPYTLALGSATVKAASLPLSTLIPDYSAAKLATLGKATVDGGLVATPASTVTTTATTDTNWKKFGLWAVLLLSVLFLGAMAFSLLRKPPVKP, encoded by the coding sequence TTGAGTCAGAAGCTGAACCGGGTCTGGTTGGGCGCTGTTGCCCTGGGTGTGGCGTTGTCGGCCAGTGCCCAGGAAAAACTGGCGGACTTCGCCACGCAGGTGCCGTTGTCGGTCAGCGGTGAAGGTCCGTGGTATCGCCTCGAATTGCCGTTGAGCGTGCAATTGAATGCGCGGCAAACCGATCTCAGCGATGTGCGCGTGTTCAATGCCGCCGGTGAGGCCCAGGCGTATTCCTTGGCGCGTGCGCCGGCGCAGACCAGCGACAACCGTACCCTGACGGATGTGAAATGGTTCCCGCTATACAACTCGGCGGACTCCACTGAGCGTGCACCGAGCGTGCGGGTGCAATCGAGCGCCAACGGCACGCTGGTCGAAGTGCAGCCATCCAGTCAACTGGAGGCGGGCGAAGAAGTGCTGCGCGGCTGGTTGCTCGACGCCAGCAGCATCAAAGCACCGTTGCAACAGTTGATCCTCGACTGGACCAGCGAACGCGATGGCTTCCAGCGTTTCACCATCGAAGCGAGCGACGACCTGCAGCACTGGCAATCGTGGGGTGAAGGTCAGGTGGCGCGCCTGACGTTTGCCGACGAACAGGTCGAGCAGCATGAAGTCGCGCTGCCGGGTCAATCGGCCCGTTATCTGCGCTTGCTGTGGAACACGCCGCAATCGGCCCCGACATTGACCTCGGCGCAACTGCAAAGCGCCAAGACCCGCAGCCTGCCGCTACCGCTTGTCTGGTCGCAGCCGCTGGCCGGCAGCAGCGTCAAGGCGGGTGAATACACCTGGCAATTACCGATGGGACTGAATGTCGAGCGCTTGCAGGTCGAATTGAGTCAGCCCAACAGTTTGGCGCCCGTGACCTTGTCCGGTCGTCGGGAAAGCAGCCTGCCGTGGCAGCCGTTGAGCAGCGGTTTGCTGTACCGCCTGACCCAGAATGGCCAGGATGTGGTGCAGAACGAATTGCAGCTGCCGGGGCAAACCGTACAGCAGTTGAAGCTGACGGTGGACGAGCGCGGCGGCGGTCTGGGTGCCGAGGCCCCAACGGTGCGATTCGCCGTGCGCTCCATTCATCTGGTGTTCCTGGCGCGCGGGGCAGGGCCTTATACGCTCGCGCTGGGAAGTGCCACGGTGAAGGCGGCGAGCCTGCCGCTGTCGACGTTGATTCCGGATTACAGCGCTGCAAAGTTGGCGACGTTGGGCAAGGCTACGGTGGACGGCGGGCTGGTGGCCACGCCGGCATCGACCGTGACAACGACGGCGACGACGGACACCAACTGGAAGAAGTTCGGGCTGTGGGCGGTGTTGTTGCTCAGTGTTTTGTTTCTGGGCGCGATGGCGTTCAGTCTGTTGCGCAAGCCGCCGGTCAAGCCTTGA